A window from Dioscorea cayenensis subsp. rotundata cultivar TDr96_F1 unplaced genomic scaffold, TDr96_F1_v2_PseudoChromosome.rev07_lg8_w22 25.fasta BLBR01001503.1, whole genome shotgun sequence encodes these proteins:
- the LOC120256554 gene encoding disease resistance protein RFL1-like produces MGGVGKTNLLNEINNSLQGGDAYNMEFKYVIYLVVSKEPQFEKLQKEISERLGLQPPHSMKNDIFEFLKNKDFLLLLDDIWKAVDLPETLGIPLPHHQSQNWEDRGPRYKHKVIFTTKEDDVCAQMKADKKIKVECLDEEEAWHLFMQHANEEIISSNVVIKKLAREVMERCAGLPLALKVIGRAMSNKKTPEEWRHMLKLLIKVDIKTVTDIEESLFHNLKVSYDNLVSDTLRECFLCCAQWPEDERIPVYDLIEHWIALGLISDFGNIGEAFDEGYSIIAKLNETCLLELGFYFNSGDEYVKLHDVIRDMAQWIVSECGKEKNKWIVCGRGDDLRQFSEWEAGNWKETELISFKGTNFNKTLQKLLSDQNIVEKGQVSCASTSPRYPNLQSLFLEGYSKSVHMSRQFVVNVFPHMPSLTHLNLSGIPITGLSKEIRVLVNLRYINISNTKIQSLPSELKELKELKYFLFRCKYYRGRDVLKVDGLSTLSMLPKLQVLDLYGNTCLEAGDLRLLMERNRMKGISMLVESVEILRLLKHLPTWKIRLHSMQNMHTLQFCDLSYKHDEGLMELGITRCGFEELLINGGGSRV; encoded by the coding sequence ATGGGAGGGGTTGGAAAGACAAATCTCTTGAATGAAATCAATAACTCATTACAAGGTGGTGATGCTTACAACATGGAGTTCAAGTATGTCATTTATCTGGTAGTTTCAAAAGAACCTCAATTTGAGAAGCTTCAAAAGGAGATATCTGAAAGGCTGGGATTGCAACCTCCTCACTCTATGAAGAATGatatatttgagtttttgaagAACAAGGACTTTTTGCTACTCTTAGATGATATATGGAAGGCAGTGGACCTTCCTGAAACCCTTGGAATTCCACTTCCTCACCATCAAAGCCAAAATTGGGAAGACAGAGGTCCAAGGTACAAGCACAAGGTGATCTTCACAACCAAAGAAGATGATGTGTGTGCTCAGATGAAGGCTGACAAGAAGATCAAAGTTGAATGTTTGGACGAAGAAGAAGCATGGCATCTTTTCATGCAGCACGCAAATGAAGAGATCATCAGTTCCAATGTTGTTATTAAGAAACTAGCAAGGGAAGTTATGGAGAGGTGCGCAGGCTTACCACTTGCCCTTAAAGTCATTGGTCGAGCCATGTCGAATAAGAAGACACCTGAAGAGTGGCGTCACATGCTGAAGTTGTTAATCAAGGTGGACATCAAGACCGTCACTGATATCGAAGAATCATTGTTTCACAACTTAAAGGTCAGTTATGATAATTTGGTTAGTGATACTCTGCGAGAATGTTTCTTGTGTTGTGCTCAATGGCCTGAAGATGAACGCATTCCAGTCTATGATCTTATAGAGCACTGGATTGCACTTGGATTGATCAGTGACTTTGGAAACATAGGGGAAGCCTTTGACGAGGGATATTCTATTATTGCAAAATTAAATGAAACATGTTTGTTGGAATTGGGGTTTTACTTTAACTCTGGTGATGAGTATGTCAAATTACATGATGTGATTCGTGATATGGCACAGTGGATTGTGTCCGAGTGTgggaaagaaaagaacaaatggATTGTTTGTGGAAGAGGTGATGATTTAAGACAATTTTCAGAGTGGGAAGCAGGCAACTGGAAGGAGACAGAACTAATATCTTTCAAAGGTACTAACTTTAACAAGACTCTCCAAAAATTATTAAGTGATCAAAATATTGTTGAAAAGGGCCAAGTTTCTTGTGCATCAACTTCTCCAAGATATCCTAATCTCCAGAGTTTATTTCTTGAAGGATATTCTAAATCTGTTCATATGTCCCGGCAGTTCGTTGTAAATGTTTTCCCCCATATGCCATCTCTCACACACTTGAATCTATCTGGGATACCTATCACAGGTCTTTCAAAAGAAATTCGAGTTCTAGTTAATCTTCGATACATCAACATCAGCAACACAAAAATTCAATCACTGCCATCTGAACTAAAAGAGTTGAAGGAATTAAAGTACTTCCTTTTCAGATGTAAATATTATAGAGGCAGAGATGTTCTTAAGGTTGATGGATTGTCTACATTATCAATGTTGCCCAAATTGCAAGTGCTTGATCTTTATGGAAATACTTGTTTAGAAGCAGGTGACTTGAGGTTATTGATGGAGAGGAATAGGATGAAAGGAATCAGTATGCTTGTGGAATCGGTTGAGATTCTTAGACTTCTCAAACATTTGCCGACTTGGAAAATAAGGTTGCACAGCATGCAGAATATGCATACTCTCCAGTTTTGTGACTTGAGTTACAAACATGATGAGGGTTTGATGGAGTTAGGCATCACTCGATGTGGCTTTGAGGAGTTGTTGATAAATGGCGGTGGGAGTCGGGTCTAA